In Sphingomonas oryzagri, the genomic stretch CTGCTCCGTATCCATCCCGATGCGATCGGGCACCTGATCCGCGCGACGCGCGTGGCGGCGTGCTGATCCGAGAGCTTCGCCTGGGCGCCATGCCGGGTGATTTGTTTCCCATCAACCTGTCGCTTTCCATGCAGCGAGCGTCGCGCTCCTCCTTTGTCATCCAGCGCGGGGCCGGGACCGCCGCTCATCGCTTTCGCGGTCGACGCGGGCGACGCAATGTTGGGACGTTGCGGGCAATTCACTTGGCTTGCCCGGTTCCCTGGGTCAGTGCGTGATGCACAAGCGAATATAGCGTCCAGGGAGTATTCATGTCCGACGTGTTGCGTATCCGGTCGGTTTCCGGCTGTTCGGCTATTCTGGTGGCGGCGGGCGCGAGTGCGGTGGCGGTCGCCCAGTCGGCGCCGCCTCAAAGCAGTACCGGCGAGATCGTCGTCACGGCCGAGAAGGGCTATGCCACCCAGCCGGATTATGTGGTGCAGAATGCCGATCTCGGTCCGCTTGGGCGTCGGCCCATCGCCGATACGCCCGCCTCGGTCACCGTCGTGCCGGAGGATCTGATCGTCAACAATCAGGCCCGCACGGTCAACGACACGCTGCGTTGCCTGCCGTCGGTCGAGGTCCGCGATCAGCAGGGGTTCGAGGTTTCCCGCCCGCAATCGCGCGGATTCCAGGGCAGTATCGTGCAGGATACGCGGCTGGACGGCCTCAACGTGGTCGGCACCACCGCCATCCCGGCCGAGAACCTTGCCGGCATCCAGGTGCTCAATGGCCTGAGCGGCGCGCTCTACGGGCCGCAATCGCCGGCGGGCGTGTTCAACTACGAGCTCAAGCGGCCCACGCTCGATCCGCTGTTCCGCGCGATCGGCAGCTTCGACTCCCAGGGACTGTGGACCGGGCAGATCGACGCCAGCGCGACCGCCGGCCCGATCGGCTACCGCTTCAACCTCGTCCATGGCGAGGGTGAGGGCTATGTCGACGGCAGCCACTTCAATCGCACGCTGATCTCTGGCGATTTCGACATCCATGTCGACGACCGGACCGTGATCGAGGCGGATGCCAGCCATTACGAGACGCGCGGCTACGGCCTTCCCGGCAGCATCGTTTATTTCGGCAAGACCAACATCCTTCTGCCCAAGGCGATCGATCCGACGCGGCAGGGCTATGGCCAGCCTTATGCCGGCGTCGATCTGAACACGGACACCGGCCTCGCCAAGCTCAAGCACGATTTCGGCGCGGGCTGGAAGCTGGAGATCGGTGGCCTGTACCAGAATGCCGATCGCGGCCTGTTCGGCATCACGAATACGCTGACCGACAATGTCGGCGACTACACCGTCACCAAGAATTTCACTGCGGTGCCGCGTTTCACGGTGGCCAGCAACACCGCCTCGCTGACCGGCACTCTCAGCCTGTTCGGCCTTGCCAACGACGTCGCGATCGGCACCAACGGCTTCGTCAACGGTCAATATGGCGCGCGCAACTCGATCGCCGTCGCGCTCGGCACCGGGAACCTCGCCGATCCGACGATCCTTCCCGACAAGCCGACCCCGGCCGATGGGGGCCAATACAAATCGGGGCGGCTCTTCGTGCAGTCGATCGTTGCGGGCGATACAGTCCATTTCGACGAGCGGCTGGCTTTGCAGGGCACGCTCAGCACCTCGTTCCTGAGTTCGAAGAGCTGGTCGAAGACGGGTGCGGTTACGAGTTCGGACACGGAGAATGGCGTCGTCAGCGGCACCGCGAGCCTGATCTACAAGCCGATCGAGGTGGTGACGCTTTACGCCACCTATTCCAACAGCGTGGAGCAGGGCGAGACCGCGCCGGCCGGCACCGCCAACGCCAACCAGATCCTGTCACCCTATCGCGATCGCCAATATGAGGCCGGCGTGAAATATCAGGTGACGCCGGGCTTCCTGCTCACCGCCGCCGGTTTCCGTATGACGCGGCCATTGGCGACGACCGACGCCGCTACCAACATCTTCGCGGTGGTCGGCACCCAGCGCAACTGGGGTGGCGAGCTGTTCGGGCAGGGCGCGGTGCTGCCCTCCCTCAGCCTGTTCGGGGGTGTCACCTATATCGACGCTCGGCTGGTCCATTCCGGCGTTCTGGCGACGAACGACAAGCGCGTCGTCGGCGTGCCAAAGTTCAAGAGCGACGTCTCGGCGGATTTCCATCCGGCCTTCGCCGGCGGCTTCGCGCTGACCGGAACCTTCCACTATGAAAGCGATCGCGCGGCGACCAACCTCAACAACAGCTTCGCGCCGGCCTATGCCACGGTCGATCTCGGTGCCCGCTATAACGCTGCGTGGTTCGGCCATCACGAGACGGTGCGGCTCAACGTGATCAACGTCGGCGACAAACGCTATTATTCCTCAATCGCGGACGGCAACATCGTCGGCAGTCCGGGTGCCAACACAGCTTATTCGGGCGCGCCGAGGACGGTGCTGGCGAGCGTCGAGTTCGATTTGTGAGGGAAGGGGCCTTTGCAGCGAGATGTGGAGAACGCCCCCCTTTTTACTCGCCTTGTCGTGTAGGTGGCGGCGTGCCAAGCCTGAGCCGTGATCGCGATACCAGCCGCACGATGCCTCGTTACGGTCGCCCCGTGTTGACCCGTTGAGCGCAACGCCTGCCGCCACCGGCCCGCTGCGGCCGCACGACCGGGCCGGCCGCCGGCTGGCCTCGCTCGATCTGCTGCGCGGGCTGAGCGTGATCGGCATGATCCTGGTCAATCTGATGGCGGGAATGTCGCATCGCGGGCCGGTCTTTCCGCTGCTGCTCCATTCCCGCTGGGCGGGTTTCACCATCGCCGATGCCATCTTCCCGGCCTTCGTCCTGATGGTCGGAGTGTCGGTCGCTTTGACCGCGCGGGATGGCACGCCGGACGCCCGCCGCATACTGCTCCGCGCGGGGCGGCTGGTGCTGCTCGGTCTGCTGTTCTCGAACCTGTTGTGGCTCTACGATATGACCGAGGGGCAGCCCCGGCTACCCGGTGTGCTGCAGCGGATCGGGCTGGTCTTCGCGGCGACGGCGCTGGTCTATCGGCGCGGCAACGGGCGGCTGCGCGCCTTGCTCGTAGCGGCGATCCTGCTGATCTACTAGCCGCTTTGCCTGCTGCCCTCGCCCGACGGGCTGTCGACCGACATCGGGGTCCCCGGCCACGATTTCGTGTCGTGGTTCGACCGCGCCGTGTTCGGAAGCTGGCGCTACGTCGCCGGGCCGAAGGGCTATGATCCGGAGGGGGTGCTCGGCACGTTGCCGACCTTCGCGGAGGCGCTGATCGGTACGCTGGTGGGTGACTGGCTGCGGCGCGGACAGCCGATCAGACGGACGGCGATCAGGTTGGCGCTTGCTGGCACCCTGCTGATCGCGGCCGGGGTGGCCTGGGGGCTGGTGTTCCCCATCATCAAGGATTTGTGGACGAGCAGCTTCGTTCTGGTCTCGGCGGGCGTCGCGATGGTAGTGCTGGCGGGCTTCCACCTCGCCTGTGATGGACGCGGGGAGAAGATGCGACGCGGGGATCTGCTCGGCAGCTTCGGGCGCAACGCCATCGCCGCCTACGCGCTGCACGAGTTGACCTCGTTCTTGCTGTCCGCCGATGTCTTCCAGTGGACCTATCGGTGGGCGCGACCGGTGGTCGGACCCGAGCTTGCCGCGCTGGTGCCGGTGATCCTGTTCATCCTGCTGCTCTGGTGGCCGATCGCGGCGATGGATCGACGCGGCTGGTATCTGAAGACCTGATCCTCGGAGCCGCCGCGCGCGATCGCAGCCCTAGCCGTCGTCGATGCCGGACAGCTCCGCCACGAAATCATAGGCGTCGCCGCGGTAATAGGATTGGGTGAATTCCACCGGCCTGCCGTCCGGCAGGAAGCCGCGACGCTCGATCAGCAGGCCGGGGTGACCGATTTCGACCCCGATCGCTTCTGCCTGTTCGGCATCGAAACCGACTGCGCGCAACCGCTGGAGCGCGCGCGTCGGCCGCGATCCGGTCTGCGCCAGCGCTTCGTAGAGCGAGTGGGTGACCGCCGTGATGTCGGGCAGGTAATGCGCCGGCAGGATGGTGTATTCGAGCGCCATCGGCTTGCCGTCGGCGAAGCGCAGCCGGCGGAAGCGATGTACGGCTGTGCCCGGCGACAGCGCCAGCGCCATCGCTTCGTCGGGCGAGACCATGCCGGTCGATTGCGAGAGCCAGCGGCTGCTGGGCTTCATGCCCCGCGATTCCATGTCTTCCGAGAAGGAGGAGAGTTTCGAGAAGATCTTCTCGACACGGGTGTCCC encodes the following:
- a CDS encoding TonB-dependent receptor, with product MSDVLRIRSVSGCSAILVAAGASAVAVAQSAPPQSSTGEIVVTAEKGYATQPDYVVQNADLGPLGRRPIADTPASVTVVPEDLIVNNQARTVNDTLRCLPSVEVRDQQGFEVSRPQSRGFQGSIVQDTRLDGLNVVGTTAIPAENLAGIQVLNGLSGALYGPQSPAGVFNYELKRPTLDPLFRAIGSFDSQGLWTGQIDASATAGPIGYRFNLVHGEGEGYVDGSHFNRTLISGDFDIHVDDRTVIEADASHYETRGYGLPGSIVYFGKTNILLPKAIDPTRQGYGQPYAGVDLNTDTGLAKLKHDFGAGWKLEIGGLYQNADRGLFGITNTLTDNVGDYTVTKNFTAVPRFTVASNTASLTGTLSLFGLANDVAIGTNGFVNGQYGARNSIAVALGTGNLADPTILPDKPTPADGGQYKSGRLFVQSIVAGDTVHFDERLALQGTLSTSFLSSKSWSKTGAVTSSDTENGVVSGTASLIYKPIEVVTLYATYSNSVEQGETAPAGTANANQILSPYRDRQYEAGVKYQVTPGFLLTAAGFRMTRPLATTDAATNIFAVVGTQRNWGGELFGQGAVLPSLSLFGGVTYIDARLVHSGVLATNDKRVVGVPKFKSDVSADFHPAFAGGFALTGTFHYESDRAATNLNNSFAPAYATVDLGARYNAAWFGHHETVRLNVINVGDKRYYSSIADGNIVGSPGANTAYSGAPRTVLASVEFDL
- a CDS encoding heparan-alpha-glucosaminide N-acetyltransferase domain-containing protein, which encodes MSATPAATGPLRPHDRAGRRLASLDLLRGLSVIGMILVNLMAGMSHRGPVFPLLLHSRWAGFTIADAIFPAFVLMVGVSVALTARDGTPDARRILLRAGRLVLLGLLFSNLLWLYDMTEGQPRLPGVLQRIGLVFAATALVYRRGNGRLRALLVAAILLIY
- a CDS encoding acyltransferase family protein; this translates as MSWFDRAVFGSWRYVAGPKGYDPEGVLGTLPTFAEALIGTLVGDWLRRGQPIRRTAIRLALAGTLLIAAGVAWGLVFPIIKDLWTSSFVLVSAGVAMVVLAGFHLACDGRGEKMRRGDLLGSFGRNAIAAYALHELTSFLLSADVFQWTYRWARPVVGPELAALVPVILFILLLWWPIAAMDRRGWYLKT
- a CDS encoding GntR family transcriptional regulator, which translates into the protein MSLSELVGTLPERGSGPLYLQLQHLLRDAIGAQLLKPEQALPSERDLCEDFDLSRVTIRKAIEGLVDEGLLVRKRGAGTFIADMRREARDTRVEKIFSKLSSFSEDMESRGMKPSSRWLSQSTGMVSPDEAMALALSPGTAVHRFRRLRFADGKPMALEYTILPAHYLPDITAVTHSLYEALAQTGSRPTRALQRLRAVGFDAEQAEAIGVEIGHPGLLIERRGFLPDGRPVEFTQSYYRGDAYDFVAELSGIDDG